attacTTGGAAACAATCATGTTTGAATTGTTAATAGTCATGCAATTGGGGGGGGGGAATGCAAATATTTtgatagataataataaatttaatagataaTTATGATAAAAACATTTTATGTTATATGAGATTTAAGAGTTTTGAATGTAAAGGAAGTGGAATTTTCTTTGAATATTAGAATTATGATTTtgatgtataataataattttaaaacataattatgaatattgaatctaaaatattttgtttcAATGTTAAGATAAATAAATGTATGCACATTTAGGGGGTTAATAATAAttgtttttgttgttaaaatttaaaacagaTACTTTTGAATggaaatatttaaattctaaagaTTGAGGTATTTCTAGatcaaatttattttgaattttttattcaagAGAAAAGAAATCAGatcaatgttttattttttttaattttttattaacaaCTTAAAAGCTATGCTTCATATTTGAatattgtgttttctttttcttttttttttttgctagatTGAGTgtaacaatttttattttcacatccaaattaagaaataatcatatttttatttttttattaattttaaaatttttattatactcTAAAAAAAACGTGTCTTTGTGAAGTCTTAAGtattttactgtaaaaaatgTAATAGTTTCTCAgctaattatatttatttaggATTAATCTCACAGGAAGATGCATGTTGGAAAATTTGCTTTAGATGacccaaatatatatataggagtAGGTAGCCCAaagaaaatatagattttcaAATTTGTGGGGTTCAATtcaaagaaaaaagaatagaaaCTAATAATCAATGAGGTGAACAAAGGGGAAAAAATGATGGTTTGATGAAGAAAGGAGTATGAAGGTTGGGAGGAAATTGTGATTTCATAGAAAAAGTTTAGAGATTCAGTGAGAGATTGATAAAATCAGCACAATtcttttataataggaaataaattTAGTTACGGTGGTATAAGAGATATTATGACAATAATCAATCAATTATTCTAGACTTTCATATAATACTCATATAGTCTTAACGAAAGTGCATAATTTTGAAATTCGTCTCACTGTGATTCACAAACTAattacaattttataatatattaaaatagacGTATTAAACTCTTTATAGGTGCTGGATAAAAGTTCACTACAGAAACAATAAAATAACttgtgtttttaaaaaatacactacttacccaaaaacaaaaatagaataaatgtaATTGTAGGATTATTTTGggataaaaagttaaaaagtgtGAAAGAgattttaaatacaaaataaagaGGGTGGTGGGTTTTAGAAACTCAGATACCTAGACGGAGGCCCACAAGCAACGGTTACCTTACCGATGTGCCCTTGCAGTGTCTTAAAATCAAATCGTACCCACTTTTAATGTTCACCTCTCCTATTTTTCTTTTTGCCTTTAATAACGGGATTTTATATTTGCAAAATGTTGATGGTGTGTATTAGTTAAAATGATATAGATTCACAAAACTTGTTCAATTTTACAAGTAGAAAATTACGAGTCAATTAGAATATATTacatgctaaatatattatattttataacactAAAAATGGCTGACTTTTACCTCACTACCCTTCAATTCTTAAACTCACAAACCCAAGTTTTCCATCTGACAACACATCATTTTCCGGCGAGCTTACTTCGTCAATTCCCGGTGAAAAGATCAGAACCCCAATATCACGATCAGGAGAAGGCGAGGGTGTGAAGTAAGGAGGCGATGCGCACGGCGTCGAAAATGGAGTCTCCACGTCACCAGCTGATTCTGTCCCGCCCGAGAAACAAGCCCGCTTCTGGGTTTTCGCTTCACTCGGATCAGCGGAGTTCTCGACGCTGTCGTTTCCTTCTCTTTCCTCTTCTGTTATCGTATACAACACCCTCGACTGCCCGTACAACGCCTGCCACTTCGCTAGCTCGTCGTCATCATCTGTACCGGCTGCCTCTGAATCCGGCGCCGTGGCAGCCTCCGTCGGCGATGGAGACACCACCCCAGAGGAAGGTTCCACACGAGCTGGTTGGTTTTTCCAGCAGAAGAAGTAAAGAAGTTCCTTAGAGGGAGCAGCAGAGTAAAAAGGTGAATCCGAAAACTCGGAGTCAATGGAACGTGCGCCGCCGCTGACGATGCTGCGTTGACGAAACCTTCGTTTACTCCAAAGGACGTAAACCAGTTCTAGGAAAAGAGCTAAAAGACATGTAGCGAAGATAACGATAAGGGCTATTCCAAGCTTGCTCGGAGCATTCATGGCGACTCACAGTTTTAGCAGTATGTTTAATGAAAAAGAGTCAACTGAGGTGGGGGAAGGAAAAATgataactttttattattttcttaggGATGAAAATGATGTGGGTTTTTTTCTGGGAAAATGTACGGGGAAAAAGTAAGAGTGAGTAATGACGTGGGAGTAGAGAAGCTAGTGACGTGGCCTTTTCTTTTTTGGGATTTTAACTTTAAAAGACTTTTCGAATTAGCTAGGCCATTGGAAGTTACATTCTTCTACTAAATGTCCAAACGCTATTGTGTATCATATGTTTTAGAATTAGTTTTTTTAATCATGAAATGGGTTTGattgtatttaataattatttttatttagcaGTGTACAATAGGTGTGTTATTATTAAAGAATTTAAGTTATGCTTAAATAGTCTTAgaacatataattatataattgtaaaaaagaACCCTCAACATTTGAGGTTTGAGcccttaacttttttttattgatatcCTCAacgttatgattttttttaaaattggtctAATTTTAACAGTCAATGTATGTTGACCGTTAATCAAACTGTAGGTTAACATAGTAGCCTACGTGGCATGCCATATAAGCACACGACATCATAGATAACATCATCTATTtaacaaaattctttttttttttcattttctttccatttcacctcTTCTGCTTACATTTCTAGTCCCAAAATCCATCGACATAGTCGCTTTCATCTGCCACCACCACCAACAATAGATGGTTCACATCTAACCCTCTTCTGAGTTACTTCGATGGATCTGTTTCTATCACCAATAACaacaatgcaaaaaaaaaagtaaatttactTTCAAGATGATTaacgaaatataaaaaaaaatgaatatccTAAGATACCCAGATCTAAATACCCCCACAAAATATCAATTTTGTCCATACAACAAGGAACTCTATTAAGGTTATATGAATCACAAAAATAAGTTTTAAGGTACATAAATAGTGCTTGCCCTCCCATATTATAGCTTTACTTCAAAAAATtggttaaatatgtttttttaagtatttgtactttagaatttaatttttatatttttttaagagcTCTGTTCTCTACtttttaggttttaaaatttagattcaactgttaacactatttttttttgttaaattcaagtttattacaataatttttttaattacatgactatcaaatgagtatttttttcaaaatgtcacaccaataaatttaaaaacaaaaaggtTAAGAGTATTAACAGTTGGgtatgaaatttaaaaagtagagggactaaatttgtGATGCCTCGAATTTAGGGTTAAAAGAATCAATATTTGTAGGATGAGTCACTGGGTGTGATGGtacttttaaatttgttttcGTGTTTTAAAGACAGAGTGAGTTTACTGGTTTAGCGATAAAATGCTTGTTAGTTTACTCTTAAATCTCGTGTTTGAGTTCTCGTGGGAGTTAGAggaggttaattttttttgaattttaattctgTTATAAGAAAATGATAATTTCTAAAAGGttagttttattttaacttattttaatttttgaatataaagaaagaaagaaaaaagaaaatcccAAATTTTTCTGTCATGTGCTCCTTTTGCCatcgtttttatttttattttttattcttttctttgatTCACCATTCCTTTAGTTTAccgattttatttatttttttttctccaaaGCTCTAATAATTTTGACccacttttttttgtttcaatatAATTGTTGATTGTCATTTCATTGGAGTTCAttcgttttcttttttttttcattgttgGCATCAAAGTTTTATCCAA
This window of the Gossypium hirsutum isolate 1008001.06 chromosome A09, Gossypium_hirsutum_v2.1, whole genome shotgun sequence genome carries:
- the LOC107890104 gene encoding uncharacterized protein is translated as MNAPSKLGIALIVIFATCLLALFLELVYVLWSKRRFRQRSIVSGGARSIDSEFSDSPFYSAAPSKELLYFFCWKNQPARVEPSSGVVSPSPTEAATAPDSEAAGTDDDDELAKWQALYGQSRVLYTITEEEREGNDSVENSADPSEAKTQKRACFSGGTESAGDVETPFSTPCASPPYFTPSPSPDRDIGVLIFSPGIDEVSSPENDVLSDGKLGFVSLRIEG